Proteins found in one Sulfurimonas sp. genomic segment:
- a CDS encoding polysaccharide deacetylase family protein → MKFVFLFLTFLIFVQSIYANSSAVVFIYHRFGESKYPSTNIRMEQFKEHLEYLKKNNFNVWPLSQIIKHIQEKKDIPPKTVAITMDDAYKSVYTKAYPLLREMNYPFTVFVHTSAISKASNSYMDWEDMKEMLKDGAEFSSHSYTHDYILPLKNETKNEWQKRIKNELTNAQKELQKELGEDTNTDPKMIAYPYGEYTQESAKYIRSLGYVGIAQTSGAISFESDLKAIPRFPMSEIFGEIKSFALKANTLALPVVSEYPNNTIADNIEAPRLRIKLTEDIRGMNCFTADGEAIDIKWLSKLEARISAKKPLNTPRDRYTCTARHSSGRWYWYSHLWIVKDD, encoded by the coding sequence ATGAAGTTTGTTTTTTTATTTTTAACTTTTCTTATTTTTGTACAGAGTATCTATGCAAACTCTTCTGCTGTCGTATTTATATACCACCGTTTTGGAGAGAGCAAATACCCATCAACAAATATCCGCATGGAGCAGTTTAAAGAACATCTAGAGTATCTGAAAAAGAACAACTTTAATGTCTGGCCGCTCTCACAAATAATTAAACATATACAAGAGAAAAAAGATATCCCGCCAAAGACCGTAGCCATAACTATGGATGATGCATATAAAAGCGTATACACAAAAGCCTACCCTCTTCTTAGAGAGATGAACTACCCATTTACTGTTTTTGTACACACATCTGCGATAAGCAAGGCATCTAACAGCTATATGGACTGGGAAGATATGAAAGAGATGCTCAAAGACGGTGCAGAGTTCTCTAGCCACTCCTATACACACGACTATATATTGCCTCTTAAAAATGAGACAAAAAATGAGTGGCAAAAACGTATAAAAAATGAGCTTACAAATGCACAAAAAGAGCTTCAAAAAGAGCTTGGAGAAGATACAAATACAGATCCTAAAATGATAGCATACCCATACGGTGAATACACACAAGAAAGTGCCAAATATATTAGGTCTCTTGGCTATGTCGGTATTGCTCAAACATCAGGGGCTATAAGCTTTGAGAGTGACCTAAAAGCTATACCAAGGTTTCCAATGTCAGAGATCTTTGGGGAGATAAAAAGCTTTGCCCTAAAAGCAAATACTTTAGCTCTACCTGTAGTATCAGAGTACCCAAATAATACCATAGCAGACAACATTGAAGCTCCGAGACTAAGAATAAAACTCACAGAAGACATAAGAGGTATGAACTGTTTCACGGCGGACGGAGAGGCAATTGATATTAAATGGTTATCAAAACTTGAAGCACGAATAAGTGCGAAAAAACCACTAAATACACCAAGAGACAGATACACCTGTACAGCTAGACACAGCAGTGGTAGATGGTATTGGTATAGTCATCTATGGATTGTAAAAGATGACTAA
- a CDS encoding YggS family pyridoxal phosphate-dependent enzyme, which produces MNHTEYKIYIDNIIRRVEAARLKVNDHHIVKIVAISKYSKSDEIEKLYQIGQRAFGENKVQDLKSKANELDDLPLEWHFVGNLQKNKINNLLDLKPALFHALDSLELAQEIQKKCEAKNTTLSALLQINSAKEESKHGVMPEDALSIYKQIQSECPNIKLKGVMSIGAHSDDEDIIRKSFEITHEIYKQCDGATICSMGMSGDFELAIECGSNMLRLGSIMFNK; this is translated from the coding sequence TTGAATCATACAGAATACAAAATATATATTGACAACATAATAAGACGTGTAGAAGCTGCTAGACTTAAAGTTAATGATCACCATATAGTAAAGATTGTTGCTATTAGCAAATATTCAAAGTCTGATGAAATCGAAAAGCTATACCAAATAGGTCAACGTGCCTTTGGTGAGAACAAAGTTCAAGATTTAAAATCAAAAGCTAATGAACTAGACGATCTACCACTAGAGTGGCATTTTGTAGGGAACCTTCAAAAAAATAAGATCAATAATCTTCTAGATCTTAAACCTGCCCTATTTCATGCTCTTGATTCACTTGAGCTCGCCCAAGAAATTCAAAAAAAATGTGAAGCTAAAAATACTACTCTAAGTGCACTGCTTCAGATAAACTCTGCAAAAGAAGAATCAAAACACGGTGTTATGCCAGAAGATGCACTTTCTATTTACAAACAAATTCAAAGCGAGTGTCCAAATATAAAATTAAAAGGTGTGATGAGCATCGGTGCACATAGTGATGATGAAGATATTATTCGTAAAAGTTTTGAAATCACTCACGAAATCTATAAACAATGTGATGGTGCAACAATTTGTTCTATGGGAATGAGCGGGGATTTTGAGCTGGCTATTGAGTGCGGCTCAAATATGTTAAGACTTGGTTCGATAATGTTTAATAAATAG
- a CDS encoding MTH1187 family thiamine-binding protein: MSVLLEFSMFPTSDDCREGASVSKQVSKIIDAIDKSGVNYQLTPMGTVIETQTMREALDIVEMAYDQLDCERIYSCLKFDIRKNSKDRLKNKIKSVEKVLNREVNT, translated from the coding sequence ATGAGTGTATTACTAGAGTTTTCAATGTTTCCTACTTCAGATGATTGTCGTGAGGGTGCATCGGTATCTAAGCAGGTTAGTAAAATAATCGATGCCATAGACAAAAGCGGTGTAAACTATCAGCTTACACCGATGGGTACTGTTATAGAAACCCAAACGATGAGAGAAGCTTTAGATATAGTAGAGATGGCTTATGATCAGCTTGATTGTGAAAGAATATATTCTTGTCTAAAATTTGATATAAGAAAAAACTCAAAAGATAGACTAAAAAATAAAATCAAGTCTGTTGAAAAAGTGCTTAACAGAGAAGTAAACACTTAA
- the dapA gene encoding 4-hydroxy-tetrahydrodipicolinate synthase, which yields MDIVTGSSTALITPFRNGELDEQSFAKLIQRQIDNGIDAVCPVGTTGESATLTADEDIRCMEIAVEVCKGTNTKVLAGAGSNSTNEAINTAKRALECGVDAIFSVSPYYNKPSQEGLYLHYKTIADSVPELPFMLYNVPGRTGVDITADTVERLYNDCKNIYGIKEATGSLERTVELLSRMPELKVFSGDDAIDYPILANGGAGITSVTSNLMPDLKSELVRRALSGDFAGAKEINDKLYPLNSIMFCESNPIPIKAAMYIAGLIDTLEYRLPLTPPSAANMKAIEEVMKNYEIKGL from the coding sequence ATGGATATTGTAACCGGTTCAAGTACTGCACTGATAACTCCGTTTAGAAACGGTGAATTAGATGAGCAGTCTTTTGCAAAACTAATACAAAGACAGATAGACAACGGTATAGATGCAGTTTGTCCAGTAGGTACTACTGGTGAGAGTGCTACACTTACAGCAGATGAAGACATAAGATGTATGGAGATAGCTGTAGAAGTTTGTAAAGGTACAAACACTAAGGTTCTGGCAGGTGCCGGGAGCAACTCAACTAACGAAGCTATCAATACTGCTAAACGTGCACTAGAGTGTGGCGTAGATGCTATCTTTTCTGTTAGTCCATACTACAATAAACCAAGCCAAGAGGGTCTCTACCTTCACTATAAAACTATTGCAGATTCTGTACCTGAACTTCCTTTCATGCTTTACAATGTTCCAGGTCGTACTGGTGTAGACATTACAGCAGATACTGTAGAGAGACTTTACAACGACTGTAAAAACATCTACGGAATAAAAGAAGCTACAGGAAGCTTAGAGCGTACAGTTGAACTACTAAGCCGTATGCCTGAGCTAAAAGTATTCTCAGGCGATGATGCGATTGACTACCCTATTCTAGCTAACGGTGGAGCAGGTATCACTTCTGTTACATCAAACCTAATGCCTGATCTAAAAAGTGAACTTGTGAGACGTGCATTAAGCGGTGACTTTGCAGGTGCTAAAGAGATCAATGACAAACTTTACCCTCTAAACAGTATCATGTTCTGTGAATCAAACCCTATCCCAATTAAAGCGGCTATGTATATTGCAGGCTTAATTGACACTTTAGAGTATAGACTTCCATTGACGCCTCCAAGTGCTGCAAACATGAAAGCTATTGAAGAAGTTATGAAAAATTATGAGATTAAAGGACTATAG
- the pgsA gene encoding CDP-diacylglycerol--glycerol-3-phosphate 3-phosphatidyltransferase: MLNLPNFLASIRIFLAPLLFWVILNPQAFTDNGYHITWNYYTAALIFVLASVTDFFDGYIAREWNQMTLLGGIIDPLADKMLTLAGFLGLMMVGEASAWAIYIIIIRELFITGVRTVAVSEGLDVKASWAGKVKTVVQMFAIGFLIMHWEFGEEILWLAVILTVYSGLEYLYGFRKALLKDEL, encoded by the coding sequence TTGCTCAATTTACCAAATTTTTTAGCATCTATTAGAATATTTTTAGCACCACTACTATTTTGGGTTATATTAAATCCACAAGCATTTACTGACAACGGTTACCACATTACATGGAACTACTACACTGCAGCACTTATTTTTGTACTTGCATCAGTTACAGACTTTTTTGACGGTTATATAGCAAGAGAATGGAACCAGATGACACTTCTTGGCGGTATTATAGATCCGCTTGCAGATAAGATGCTTACACTTGCAGGTTTTTTAGGTCTTATGATGGTAGGTGAGGCTTCGGCTTGGGCTATATACATCATAATCATTCGTGAGCTTTTTATTACAGGTGTACGTACAGTTGCCGTAAGTGAGGGGCTTGATGTAAAAGCAAGCTGGGCAGGAAAAGTAAAGACAGTAGTTCAAATGTTTGCTATTGGATTTTTAATCATGCACTGGGAATTTGGAGAAGAGATATTGTGGTTGGCAGTTATTTTAACAGTATACTCTGGACTTGAATATCTATACGGATTTAGAAAAGCACTTTTAAAGGATGAACTGTAA
- a CDS encoding tRNA-uridine aminocarboxypropyltransferase, translating to MTIYGDREKCYKCYRPKSSCMCSYIEPFDTNTKFVILMHPKEFKKVKNNTGFFTHLTLKNSEVFIGIDFSEHNRVNEIIKTHNSFILYPSEGAIDLSVDDPSKGSDKNMAIFIIDSTWSCAKQIFEKSENLKSLKHLSFTTTKTSQYQIKVQPESNYLSTIESTHYVVELLNSWNIEDTQQSKLNAFLNPFLEMIEYQKRLISNPLSNSVRYKPKSSSLKKDL from the coding sequence ATGACCATATACGGCGATAGAGAAAAATGTTATAAGTGTTACAGACCTAAAAGTTCATGTATGTGCAGCTATATTGAACCTTTTGATACAAATACAAAGTTTGTAATATTGATGCATCCAAAAGAGTTTAAAAAAGTAAAAAACAATACAGGTTTTTTTACCCATCTAACTTTAAAAAATTCAGAAGTATTCATAGGTATAGATTTTAGTGAACATAACCGTGTAAATGAGATCATAAAGACACACAACAGTTTTATTCTTTATCCTAGCGAAGGTGCGATAGATCTTAGTGTAGACGATCCAAGCAAAGGATCTGATAAAAACATGGCAATATTTATAATAGATTCTACTTGGAGTTGTGCAAAACAGATTTTTGAAAAAAGTGAAAATTTAAAGAGTTTGAAGCATCTTAGTTTTACAACAACCAAAACTTCACAATACCAGATCAAAGTCCAGCCTGAATCCAATTACCTATCAACAATCGAATCAACCCATTATGTTGTAGAGTTGCTCAATAGTTGGAATATAGAAGATACCCAGCAATCAAAGCTGAACGCATTTTTAAATCCGTTTTTGGAGATGATTGAGTATCAGAAAAGACTAATATCAAATCCTCTCAGTAATTCTGTCAGATACAAGCCAAAAAGTTCTAGTCTTAAAAAAGATTTATAA
- a CDS encoding enoyl-ACP reductase encodes MKDKVLFVSGGTRGIGKAIVYAFAERGCNVAFTYASNADTANEIIADVEAKYGVKARAYKLDILEPLTYKDVYKEFDEDFDRLDFFISNAIISGRAVVGGFAPFMRLKPKGLGNIWTATVEAFVVGAQEAARRMEKTGGGSIISMSSTGNLVYTPNYAGHGTNKAAVETMVKYAATELGDMNIRVNAVSGGPIDTDALKAFPNYEEVKAEVVKRSPLNRMGEATDLTGACLFLCQNDASWLTGQTIVVDGGTSFQ; translated from the coding sequence TTGAAAGATAAAGTATTATTTGTAAGTGGTGGAACTCGTGGAATCGGAAAAGCTATCGTTTATGCATTTGCTGAGCGTGGATGTAATGTAGCGTTTACTTATGCATCTAATGCAGATACTGCAAATGAGATCATTGCTGATGTTGAAGCAAAATACGGTGTAAAAGCTCGTGCATATAAACTAGACATCCTAGAGCCGTTAACTTACAAAGATGTTTATAAAGAGTTTGATGAGGATTTTGACAGACTTGACTTCTTTATATCAAATGCAATCATCTCAGGTCGTGCAGTTGTTGGTGGTTTTGCTCCGTTTATGAGACTTAAACCAAAAGGTCTTGGAAATATCTGGACTGCTACTGTTGAAGCTTTTGTTGTAGGTGCTCAAGAAGCTGCACGTAGAATGGAGAAAACTGGCGGTGGTTCTATCATAAGCATGAGTTCAACTGGTAACCTTGTTTACACTCCAAACTATGCAGGTCACGGTACAAATAAAGCTGCTGTTGAGACTATGGTTAAATATGCTGCTACTGAGCTTGGGGATATGAATATTCGTGTAAATGCTGTAAGCGGCGGTCCTATCGATACAGATGCACTTAAAGCATTCCCTAACTATGAAGAGGTTAAGGCTGAAGTTGTTAAACGTTCACCGCTTAACCGTATGGGAGAAGCTACAGACTTAACTGGAGCTTGTCTTTTCTTATGCCAAAACGATGCTTCTTGGCTAACAGGTCAGACAATTGTAGTTGATGGTGGTACTTCTTTTCAATAA
- a CDS encoding peptidase M42: protein MEQFYDILKQLIRIPSVVGAEHPFFLFVKRELEELGVSVEYYDGVLVAKGDKPESGYISSHADRHGLICTGHNEFQYAAFIAKNRADLTGTSNSEQILHNFTMRFVDEKVQAYEPWSGTYLGMGVIKEAFLCERRNNIIFKVDGFDYLFPGTPIAFMDKLEFQDDLISAQLDNVISTAIIIYMYQIGYKGTAFFTASEEAGKSWRFLLEYFKRFNISTNELLVLDTSPYPSLEDMQNLDIVLRHRDQNAVFKSPLKNIIKKIAIENDIKYHFKDAYLKNIMKQNNTKGSLGTTELGRIIHATKGEIQGTTLQIPTIGYHTVNETCSIKSVDSMITILSELYLR, encoded by the coding sequence ATGGAACAATTTTACGATATCTTAAAACAGCTTATCCGTATACCAAGTGTGGTCGGTGCTGAACACCCTTTTTTTCTGTTTGTCAAACGTGAGCTTGAAGAGCTAGGAGTAAGTGTAGAATATTATGATGGGGTACTCGTAGCTAAAGGCGATAAACCTGAGAGTGGATATATCTCTTCACATGCCGACAGACACGGTCTTATATGCACAGGACACAATGAGTTTCAGTATGCTGCATTTATCGCTAAAAACAGAGCCGATCTAACAGGTACATCGAACTCTGAACAGATACTGCATAACTTTACTATGCGTTTTGTTGATGAGAAAGTTCAAGCATATGAGCCTTGGTCTGGTACATATCTGGGTATGGGTGTTATTAAAGAAGCTTTTTTATGTGAAAGACGTAACAATATCATCTTTAAAGTTGATGGATTTGATTATCTTTTTCCTGGTACTCCTATTGCATTTATGGATAAACTAGAGTTTCAAGATGATCTTATTTCAGCACAACTAGACAATGTAATCTCAACAGCAATAATCATATATATGTATCAAATTGGTTATAAAGGGACTGCATTTTTCACAGCTTCTGAAGAAGCCGGAAAAAGCTGGAGGTTTTTACTCGAATACTTTAAACGTTTTAACATATCTACAAATGAACTATTAGTACTTGATACAAGTCCTTACCCATCTTTGGAGGATATGCAAAACCTAGATATTGTGTTAAGACACAGAGATCAAAATGCTGTCTTTAAATCACCTCTTAAAAACATAATCAAAAAAATAGCTATAGAGAATGATATAAAATACCATTTCAAAGATGCTTATCTAAAAAATATTATGAAACAAAACAATACTAAAGGATCACTCGGTACTACGGAGCTAGGTCGTATCATACATGCTACAAAAGGTGAAATTCAAGGTACTACCCTTCAAATTCCTACTATCGGATACCACACAGTAAATGAGACATGTAGCATTAAATCTGTCGATAGTATGATAACGATACTAAGTGAATTGTATCTAAGATGA
- the rseP gene encoding RIP metalloprotease RseP has product MSWLVSLLVLSALIFFHELGHYLAARAMGVYVEVFSIGFGKKVFSFKKWGTEWAIATIPLGGYVKMKGQDDTDPTKKSYDEDSYNSKTPLQRTFILFAGPLANFLLAFFLYFFIALGGPQILSPVIGQVVKDSPAELAGLKTNDIIKEINGVEIKTWKEMAKIIETSEGSLSLKIERNGFLEFKTLTPKITETENMFKEKVQKKMIGIGAAGVSHSLELSVSETLSYATEQTIFASTMIFTGLQKLITGDVPAKELGGVISIVKLTSDATDAGWMSVLFFAALISVNLGVLNLLPIPALDGGHIMFNLYEMITRHTPSEAVLIKLTIAGWVVLFGIMGLGLFNDINRLMG; this is encoded by the coding sequence ATGAGCTGGTTAGTTTCACTTCTTGTACTCTCTGCACTTATATTTTTTCATGAACTTGGTCACTACTTGGCTGCAAGAGCTATGGGTGTATATGTTGAAGTTTTCAGTATAGGTTTTGGTAAAAAAGTATTCTCATTTAAAAAGTGGGGAACTGAGTGGGCTATAGCTACAATCCCTCTTGGCGGATATGTAAAGATGAAGGGTCAAGACGATACTGATCCTACTAAAAAAAGCTATGATGAAGACAGCTATAACTCAAAAACTCCTCTTCAAAGAACATTTATACTTTTTGCAGGACCTTTAGCTAACTTCCTACTTGCATTTTTTCTATACTTTTTTATAGCACTTGGCGGACCTCAAATACTATCTCCTGTTATTGGCCAAGTTGTTAAAGACTCTCCTGCAGAGCTCGCTGGACTTAAAACTAATGACATCATCAAAGAGATCAACGGTGTAGAGATAAAAACTTGGAAAGAGATGGCTAAGATCATTGAAACTTCTGAAGGATCACTAAGTCTTAAAATAGAGCGTAATGGATTTTTAGAGTTTAAAACATTGACTCCAAAAATAACTGAAACTGAAAATATGTTCAAAGAAAAAGTGCAAAAGAAGATGATCGGAATCGGTGCAGCAGGTGTGTCACATTCATTAGAATTATCTGTAAGTGAAACTCTATCTTATGCAACTGAGCAAACTATATTTGCCTCAACTATGATCTTTACTGGTCTTCAAAAGCTTATAACTGGTGATGTCCCGGCGAAAGAGTTAGGTGGTGTAATAAGTATAGTAAAACTAACAAGTGATGCTACAGACGCAGGTTGGATGAGTGTACTGTTTTTTGCAGCTTTAATATCTGTAAACCTTGGTGTTTTAAACCTACTTCCAATACCTGCACTTGATGGCGGACATATTATGTTTAATCTGTATGAGATGATCACAAGACATACACCTAGTGAAGCAGTTTTAATAAAGCTTACTATTGCAGGATGGGTTGTACTTTTTGGAATTATGGGTTTAGGACTCTTTAACGATATTAATAGATTGATGGGCTAA
- a CDS encoding lipoprotein, whose amino-acid sequence MKNLFLSISLFILAFSLSACGAKVQKNSDDGYYDRANKAAEKAHDKFDKE is encoded by the coding sequence ATGAAAAATTTATTTTTGAGTATATCTTTATTTATATTGGCTTTTAGTTTAAGCGCATGTGGAGCGAAAGTTCAGAAAAATAGTGATGATGGCTATTACGACAGAGCTAATAAGGCTGCCGAAAAAGCACATGACAAGTTTGATAAAGAGTAG
- a CDS encoding cytochrome C, which yields MKKALLALAVSSMFTFASADEKTINATMSLMTQGMNQIQTGFLYSNKEDVKNGIEVLENANAIFSKVDVTTFIKHNNKVQVTKNINNNLADNLAAFKKAIKAENYTEATTYYGKVTSNCIACHTIIRGW from the coding sequence ATGAAAAAAGCACTTTTAGCTTTAGCTGTAAGTTCTATGTTTACATTTGCTAGTGCAGATGAGAAAACTATAAATGCTACAATGAGTTTAATGACTCAAGGTATGAACCAGATTCAAACTGGATTTTTATATTCAAACAAAGAGGATGTAAAAAACGGGATTGAAGTTTTAGAAAATGCAAATGCAATTTTTAGTAAAGTTGATGTAACTACTTTCATTAAACACAATAACAAAGTTCAAGTAACTAAAAACATTAATAATAATCTTGCTGATAACTTAGCAGCATTCAAAAAAGCTATCAAAGCTGAAAACTATACTGAAGCTACAACATACTACGGTAAAGTAACTAGCAACTGTATCGCTTGTCACACAATCATTAGAGGTTGGTAA
- a CDS encoding PAS domain S-box protein, translated as MRLLNLKYQNIDELRVFLDKYMVKDSNSVLIQVYSSHKNSGDLSKVKSELKSLLPSTSIIATSTAGIVSDGKILDDEIIISFSIFEKSIVKSKSFLNMSTTEILDKLYSEVITDKTKLLICYGNTFKIDSEALIKAITTKFPNIKIAGGNSADDFKFENCSIFSDLCSNSCNECDIAFAAIDSDVLKVETKYLLNWQTIGKELTVTKSDGSRVYEINNKNISDIYEHYLGREIRDEILSKGIEFPLICEENGVEVARAPVGVNDDGSIVFAGDLLDGTKVKFGYANIGFIEDYNHKNLLDEFEHKSEAVYIYTCAARRSMLDKYLDDEVSIINEVGPTSGFVTYGEYFHDAKSCSNHLLNITTTYVLLNESEENKEPINKSSYHTKEKDSKDMTLKALTTLVSRTSEELDQNIYYLEQFQKAVDEVAVTSITDEKGIITHVNKNFANISGYTEDELIGKPHNIVRHEDMPKEAFKDMWDTIQSGKIWKGLVKNKRKDGKPYHVLSEISPIYNKDGSFKEYVGIRNDVTELEEYKQILKNELDTTSQNLEDSINYARQYEHAINTTTAILKTDTNNIIKYANEKFCELSGYTLDELIGRDCSELRHERHRREKKCEYIQKQLAKGKIVQETLTNISKNDKEYTINNLFYPVKDLDNNVVEHLQIMYDITEILDLNQEIVDTQKEVVQTMGAIGETRSKETGLHVRRVAKYSYLLAKLAGLSEEDASLLKQGSPMHDIGKVGIPDNILNKPGKLTYEEFEIMKTHAEIGYEMLKHSERPILKASATIALTHHEKYNGKGYPKGLSGADIHIFGRITAIADVFDALGHDRVYKKAWPLEDILELFKKERGEHFDPNLVDLFFDNLDQFLEIRDKMQDHLVDKL; from the coding sequence ATGCGCTTACTAAATCTAAAGTATCAAAATATAGATGAGCTTAGAGTTTTTTTAGACAAATATATGGTCAAAGATTCTAACTCTGTTTTAATACAAGTATACAGTTCACATAAAAATTCAGGCGACTTATCTAAAGTAAAAAGTGAGCTAAAATCACTACTACCTTCAACATCTATAATAGCAACATCTACTGCCGGTATAGTTTCTGATGGAAAAATTTTAGATGATGAGATAATAATTTCTTTTTCAATTTTTGAAAAATCTATTGTGAAATCAAAAAGCTTTTTAAATATGAGTACCACAGAGATTTTAGATAAACTCTACAGTGAAGTTATCACAGATAAAACAAAACTGCTTATATGTTACGGAAATACTTTTAAAATAGACTCTGAAGCTCTAATTAAAGCTATAACAACAAAATTCCCAAATATAAAAATAGCAGGTGGAAACTCTGCGGATGATTTTAAGTTTGAAAACTGTAGTATATTTTCAGATCTATGTTCAAACTCATGTAACGAATGTGACATAGCATTTGCAGCTATAGACTCAGATGTCTTAAAAGTTGAAACAAAATATCTTTTAAACTGGCAGACCATTGGTAAAGAACTCACAGTTACGAAATCTGATGGTTCAAGAGTATATGAGATCAACAATAAAAATATATCAGATATCTATGAACACTATCTAGGACGTGAGATTAGAGATGAGATACTTTCAAAAGGTATAGAATTTCCTCTTATTTGTGAAGAGAATGGTGTTGAAGTTGCACGTGCTCCTGTAGGTGTAAATGATGATGGTTCTATCGTATTTGCAGGAGATTTATTAGATGGAACAAAGGTAAAATTCGGTTATGCAAATATAGGTTTCATAGAAGATTACAACCATAAAAATTTGCTAGATGAATTTGAGCATAAAAGCGAAGCAGTTTATATATACACATGTGCAGCTAGAAGAAGTATGCTTGATAAGTATTTGGATGATGAAGTATCAATCATAAACGAAGTTGGTCCAACTAGCGGTTTCGTAACGTATGGAGAGTATTTCCACGATGCAAAATCATGTTCTAACCATCTTTTAAATATTACTACTACTTACGTTTTACTAAATGAATCTGAAGAGAATAAAGAACCTATTAACAAGTCTTCTTATCATACAAAAGAAAAAGACTCTAAAGACATGACACTAAAAGCTCTTACAACTTTGGTTTCAAGAACCAGTGAAGAGTTGGACCAAAACATATACTATTTAGAGCAGTTCCAAAAAGCGGTAGATGAAGTAGCGGTAACTTCAATAACAGATGAAAAAGGGATAATTACCCATGTTAATAAAAACTTTGCAAACATATCGGGATATACGGAAGATGAACTGATTGGAAAACCGCATAATATAGTAAGACATGAAGATATGCCAAAAGAAGCCTTCAAAGACATGTGGGATACTATTCAAAGCGGTAAAATCTGGAAAGGTCTTGTAAAGAACAAAAGAAAAGACGGTAAGCCTTACCATGTATTGTCTGAGATAAGCCCTATATATAATAAAGACGGTTCGTTTAAAGAGTATGTAGGGATTAGGAATGATGTTACAGAGCTTGAAGAGTATAAGCAGATCCTTAAAAATGAACTTGATACAACAAGCCAAAACTTAGAAGATAGTATAAACTATGCTAGACAATATGAACATGCGATAAATACAACGACCGCAATTTTAAAAACAGATACAAATAACATAATCAAGTACGCAAATGAAAAATTTTGTGAACTTAGCGGATACACTTTAGATGAACTAATAGGTCGTGATTGTAGTGAGCTAAGACATGAAAGACACAGACGTGAGAAAAAATGTGAATATATTCAAAAACAATTAGCTAAAGGTAAAATAGTACAGGAAACGCTTACAAATATTTCTAAAAATGACAAAGAGTATACGATCAACAACCTGTTTTATCCTGTAAAAGATTTAGATAATAATGTAGTTGAGCATCTGCAGATTATGTATGATATTACTGAGATACTTGATCTTAACCAAGAGATCGTAGATACTCAAAAAGAAGTTGTTCAAACTATGGGTGCTATAGGTGAAACTAGAAGTAAAGAGACAGGTCTTCATGTTAGACGTGTAGCTAAATACTCTTATCTTTTAGCAAAACTTGCTGGTTTAAGTGAAGAAGATGCGAGTCTGTTAAAACAAGGCTCACCAATGCATGATATTGGTAAAGTAGGTATTCCAGATAACATTCTAAACAAGCCTGGTAAACTGACTTATGAAGAGTTTGAGATAATGAAAACTCATGCCGAGATTGGTTATGAGATGCTTAAACATTCTGAGAGACCTATTTTAAAAGCTTCAGCTACTATTGCATTAACACACCATGAAAAATACAACGGTAAAGGTTATCCAAAAGGTTTGTCTGGAGCAGATATACACATATTTGGTCGTATTACTGCTATTGCAGATGTATTTGATGCCTTGGGACACGATAGAGTTTATAAAAAAGCTTGGCCACTTGAAGATATTTTAGAGCTGTTTAAAAAAGAAAGAGGTGAACACTTTGATCCAAATCTTGTAGATCTGTTCTTTGATAATCTTGATCAATTCCTAGAAATTAGGGACAAAATGCAAGATCATCTAGTAGATAAGCTTTAA